The Daphnia carinata strain CSIRO-1 chromosome 9, CSIRO_AGI_Dcar_HiC_V3, whole genome shotgun sequence nucleotide sequence aacgacgacgacgacgagccTCACCGCCTTTTGTAGCAGCACAACCGGATGGCCACTCTGCGGCAATTTCGGAAAATAAACATCTCATTGTAAAGCCGTCTTCTTCCTTTCCCTTGTTTGTCTCGAGTTTACTCAAATAGTATGACtaaatttttgggtttttcttttaaagagaAAGCATTTGCAATGCGCTGTTTCGTGTTACTGTTTTATTCGTGCGGGACTAAGGCACTTCCGGGATGAAAATGGCTGTAAAAAAGGTGCCTACAATccggaagggggggggggggggaaacaaataCAAATAGATAACAAAGGACAAGAAAAGAGTTTCTTCTCATGTTTTactttgaaattaaaaatgaagtaaCAGTAACTCACCAAAGAAATGATCTTTGCTTCCAAAAGCAATTTCACTTATGAATTTTATTGGCTGGAAGCAAAACGTCCGGCATCTATTGGAACTAGGATGATTCCTCGCGGCTCTCGTCGTGCAACTCGACCAGGTGAAAATAAAACAGCAAGACACCAGGTAGATGGGGCGGTACTAGCAGTCAACGGTCATCCATCAACGTCACGTCTGACTGTTCGTTAATGTGAAAACGGCCATTGGCATCCGACCTTGATGGACTTGATCAACTTTGATGTGTTTTCCTTGcaggcaattgaaaaaaattcgattttgATTAGACATCAAATTAAAATGGGGTTCCTTTCGAGTCCGGGGCAATGCCACGTAAGTTCTCAGTTTGCTTCAGCGTGCGCAGCTCGTCGGTGTTAGTTAGCCATGCTTCTGCCAAGGATCTAGCTATAAGGATCATTTACGTTATTTATGTCTCTATTCGAATCGCAGTCAGCAAAATGAGCAAGACGAACAAAGGCCTTAAACGAGCGTTCAACAATTGGAACGTAAGTAACTAAATAAAGACTTTGAAATTTCGAACGTATATACGCAATAATTAACCATTGAAATGTAGGATGTCCAATTGGTCTTTGAAGATATTGCAAGACATTACGGAATTTGCAGCGACTGGAAGCTCAAGAACGTCTTGATCGTCATCGTTTTAGTTTTAATCTTTTTCGTGTTGCTCTTCGGCAACAGCGGCCGTGACGAGCAGGCGTACGCGCGTGAATTGGGATTGAAGATTCGCATCCATAAATGGATCCCGGGTGGCGAAACGGAGCGAGGCGATTCCAATCGCAGGATCTTTTTTCACGAGACGAGCGGACGAAGCGATTTGGGTTTGAGACAAACGTGCACAGTCGAATCGGCCGCTAGACACAATCCCGACCGGCCCATCCAAGTGTTCATGACGGCCGACCGACTCGATTATTCCAGCCCGTGGCTAGAAATTTTGCAAACGTATCCGAACATGAACGTCGTCCTGGTCGATCCGAAAGGGTACTTTGCCAACACGCCGCTGGAACATTGGTACAACGACGGCGAGTGGAGGGAGAGCATCTACAACATCGTCCACCTGTCGGACTACATCCGCGTGCTGACGCTGCTCAAGGGAGGTGGCATGTACATGGACCTCGATTTCGTCACGATCAAACCGCTGGACGATAAGCAATTGTGGAACTTTTTCCTGATCGAAACGGCCGAAATGAAGCTGCTGTCGAATTCGGTTTTGCACCTGGAACGTGGCCACCGACTCATCAACGAAATGATTCATCGTCTAGTCAAGTATTACGACGTGGACGATTACATGTGGCACGGGCCGTCGATGATCAGCAACATCATGAGCAAGAACTGCGGCGTGAAACGCGGCCAGCCCGATTCGAACAATTGCACGGACGTCCGTCTTCTGCCACACAACTACTTCGCGCCCATCTCCAACACGGAGTGGGAATTCCTGTTCAGCGACGCGACCGAAGGCAACATGGCCGTCGTCAAGAACGGGAGTTACGGCGTGCATTGTTGGGGTGGCAAGTCAGTGAACCATCCACTCGACCTGAAATCCAATCAGATCTACGCCGTCCTGGCGCGTGAACACTGTCCCATCACGGTGGCCAGAGCGGCCGACTTTCCCGCATGACGTCCAGGAACAAAAGacaattgaatttgatttccttttattgTTTGCAGTTGTAGTGATGGTAGAATACACGGGCCGCTACACGCAACAGTTAATGCTAAAACACGCAATCACGTTGACCGAATCAAGTGCGGTGAACGTTATTCCGATAACAAGTTGGGCTTTTGAGGGACGCACTGATTGTCCGGATGGCGACGCTTTGCTAATTTATTAAAgataaaagtttttaaaagaactTTTGTCCAAGTTCTTGTATTCATAACGCTAGCAAAAAGGTAAAAGTAGTTTGCGTTCATATTTAGCGCTGACGTGGCTAACTTGCACGCGTTCAAAAATGCACGAGCTTGAACAATAGTTTAGTTGGGTCAAAAGTTTCGTTTGGCTTACAGCTTTGATGGCATTACTTTTAGcataaaacacaaatttttgaaatgtttaagGGCTTTGACACAAAAGGTAACGATCAAACATCGAATGTAAGgcaattaaacaaaaactggGACTTTCGTTTGTGTAAAGAGGGGCTGGGCATTTAAACAATTTAGCTGTACTGCACCTTGTTTTAAGTTGCATAAATTTTGAATACGCTGTGCCCCCGTTTGCCTTTGCCCATCGATAAATGAATCTCAATAGCCCATCACATTGAATATGGTAGTAATACAGGAAGTGGAACAATTGATTCACGGAGATATGACCGAGCGGGATTACCGTGACCGTTTCTTACgttaaagaaaagacaatgatATAAATTTTCAATCAAAGAAGATGCACCGTCACATCCTCAACAATAAAGTGATTAATAAAGTACCGTAAAATGGCAACTCGGAAAAGAATTAGAGAAAAGACAACGTTAGGACGCTGCGTCCATTCGTGACTGACACAGCGTTTTGCCCGTTCACGCGCCGAGGGTACGAGTATTCGCGTTCAGTTTCTTGTCCAGACACGTTcgaacaaaacaagaaatcgtTGTGAATTAAGCGTCTTATCTGGCGGTATCAGTCCCGGGCACGGTAGCACGACAGGAAGATTGGACATTAGCGGGACTGAGCAAACGCAAAATGCAACAGTCTAAACGGAGCTCCCAACACGCGAGTCATTGCGTCGGAATGCGATCGGCAAACGTCTTGTCCTTCGTCCATTGAACACCTTGGAATCATCTTGTTCTCCAGAAGACCTtgctgtttcgtttttctattGAAACAGGTGAGGTGGTATTGGTAAGTCCTGAACAATTGTGCTAAGAATTCAACAAATGTCCTGTAAACAGACGTGAAGATGAatcatccctttttttcccctgtctGTCTCCCTTGTGCTATTTATTTCCACTTGTGAAACTCCAGACTTGATTGAAAGTATTAATGGCCTCTAGCACGCTAACCCAAAACGATGGAAAACGAAGAACTGGATTGCCAGATGCTTATGGAAAGCcgaatcattttcaaagatGTTACGATTGAGTTATCTCCCCTCCATCAAAACGTTAACGAAGAAGTGGTTCACGAGAGTTTTTTTCAATGGGCGACGGATGATGGACAAGCGCCCTTTTCAAACTTTCTCAAGCAAAATACATCCGTCACGTTCGTCAGTTCGCGCCCATACGACAGTAGAGTGCATTTGGTATGGACAAACCCAATGCCGATTGATTTAAGCGGGCTGCCAGGTCTTTATCGCATTCTAGTGATTCGTGACATTACGCAACGACTTAGACTGCTGGACGAGCAAAACGATGAAGATAACAAGATGCTGACTGGGAGCGGCGAAACGACTAtcaatttcaaattagaaGATATCGAATTTTCATTGCTGTTGGTGCCGACGAACAACCAACCGGGCAATGCATTGTTAACAATGCAACGCAATGCAGGCGAACCTTACGGAGAACGGCATGGCGAGGTCGAGGAATTCAATTGTTTCGAAAAACTGGACGCCAAAGAAATTGATTCCGTCGTGAGCAATGCCCGACGAACGGGAAAGCAAATCACGGACAGGGATATCAACAACAGCGAggaagatgaaatcaaaaagaaaatggccgaagaaatgaatttcttcATGTTGCTTTACGATTTCGAAGTGGCCCGTCGTTTGCAGAGACCTTTCGTCCATTACAGTCACGTCTTCGATTCGCTGCCCATCGGGATCGGGATTGCAATGATTCACCGCATCAACAGTAGAACAGTAAATCAAAGGTGGATATTCTTTTCGGGGCTTTTTCTGGGCAATGGTGAATCAAGAAAACGCGTTTTAGATGACATTGTAATGGCATTCAAAGGATGGAACGAGCAGAGAAGATGCTGGACTGAATTGGATTTGATCAACATACTGCGCGAGCAGTTTGGTTCACGAAAAATGTTTCGCTGAGAGACAGGCACGACTGATAAATGTACGTTTCTCTCTATTCCATCTCTTTTAAACAATTGACAAGACAGGTAATGACATTAACTTTCTGACGTTAACGTTTAACGGGAGCTGGATTTAGCGTGTGGGATGCAAACGAGATTCTTTCGTTCTATACGAACTGTGACATATCACGTGTGGATTGAACCAATTGTAAGGTGAAAACTGTTCGCCTGCATGACACAATGACCGTATGTTTTGCTACATTTTAATACACTACCCAATTGgtctttgttttttgaattttggatAACTTTAGATAACTTGAATGTTTAACTTGAATGTCCTTGTCCGGATACGTCCAGTGGATTTAAAAGAGACccaaacaaagcaaaaaattcGTCACTACTTGAAGCGGCTTATCTTGTTTAAACGCGCGAAAGGGACGATGAGATCACGTGCGATTTCCCGGAAGCGATAGCACGACAGGAAGAATTTACATTAGCGCGACTAACGCAAATTGCAAAAGTCTAACACGAAATTCCCCACACGCAACTAATTGCGTCGGAATGCGATCAGTAAACGTCTCGTCCTTCTTCCACTGAACACGTTGGAATCATCTTGTCCTCCAGAACACCTTgctgtttcgttttcctaTTGAAAACAGGTGAGGTATTTGGTAAGCAGACTTGATTGAAAGTATCGACCGCCTCTAGCATATTAACTCAAAACGATGGAAAAGGAAGAACTGGAGCAACTGATACTTTTGGAAAGCCAAAGTATTTCGATTGTGTTGACTCCCGCCGAACAAGGCGCTAACGAAGATGAACCGGAAGATTTGGTTCACGAGAATTTCTTCCAGTGGACAGATTCCCAGTGGAGGGATGATGGAGACTCGTCACTTTCAACGTTTCTCAAGCAAAATCCGTCTGTCATCTTCGTCAGTTCGATCCAAGACAACGGACAACACAATTTGAAATGGACAAACCCAACGCCGATCGACTTAAGCGGACTGCCAAGTCTCTATCGCATTCTAGTGATTCGCGACATTACGCAACGACTTAGACTGCTGGACGAGCAAAAGGATGAAGGTAACAAGATGCTGACTGGGCAAAACGGCAAAACGACTAtcaatttcaaattagaaGATATCGAATTTTCATTGCTGTTGGTGCCGACGAAAAACCAACCGGGCAATGCATTTTTAACAATGCAGCGCGATGCGGGCAAACCTTACGGAGAACCGCACTGCAAGGTCGAagaattcaattgtttcaaGCAACTGGACgccaaaaaaattgattcGATTGTGAAAGATGCCCGACGAACAGGAAAGCAAATCACGGACGGCGATATCAACGACAGCGAggaagatgaaatcaaaaagaaaatggccgaagaaatgaatttcttcATGTTGCTTTACGATTTCGAAGTGGCCCGTCGTTTGCAGAGACCGTTCGTCAATCGCAGTCACGACTACGATTCGCTGCCTATCGGGATCGGCATTGCAATGATTCACGACATTAAcagtaaaaacgaaaatccaGGGTGGGAATTCTTTTCGGGACTTTTTCAGCACGGCGGTGAATTAAGAAAAgactttttaaaagaaatcgtAACCGAATTCAAAAAACGGAACGATAAGGGAGGGCCCTGGACTAAATCAGATTTGATTGATATGCTGCGCAAGCAGTTTGGTTCACGAGAGCTGTTTGACTGTGACGCAGATAAGTCTTCTATGCTATCCCTTTTAAACAATTGACAAGACAGGTAATGACGTTGGCTTTCCGACACGCTGAACGGGGGTCGAATTTGGTGGGCGGGATGAAAACCggcttcttttattttatacgAACATTACGCTATGACAAATTACGTGTGGCCTGGACCAATGCAATGCCAAAAATATTCGCCTATATGACACATTGACATTACTTCTTGCTGCATTTTAATACACTACCCTATTGGTCTTCGCATAACTTTAGATAATTTGAATGGTAATGAGTTGCTCGATATCGATTGTTATCTATCCGCGAATGCGAATAGAGATCAATGTCAAACACGCATCAAGCATGAAATGGTCAGCAAATTCACAAATgtaaaacaaacgaaaaattcgAATGGGACGCGCCTGCCTGCGCAGGTGCATCCGCAATCGGCCCGAGGACGTTGTTTAAAAAGGCTTCGGTAAAACGAGAAACGACAACAACATGATTGACAGGAAGTCAAGCGAGACAGTTGTACgcagcaaaacaaatttttctcGCCCCACCTCCCACGTCGAAAAAGCTCTCCCCACCTTTGCATAGACTGACAGCGATGTCGTACAGGTATACACTTGAATTTCCATAACAACAAACACCTTTCCCCTTGAAAATGCGAGTCTTACCGTTAGTTGAGTTACAGCATTTCAACTCGATGTACAATTTGTTGGGCGAATGAACAATCTACGCAAGTACATTAAAGAATCCATCAGCTTAAAGTTTTTGAGACAGGTATGGTAATTGAATACTGTTCATACCTGTCGGCATTGCCGTTGGTTGTGGGgatgccaaacaaaaaaacttggaCTCAAAAAACAGCAGTTTGAACTTTTTACTCTGGGGATCCATCACTAGTTCAAGTGCTCCCGTGTGCGGACGTGACGTTGTTAGTTGCACATGCCACGTAAGTTTCAGTTTACCTAGTGGACGTCAGCTGCAACGATGTCCGTGTCCGGCAACTAACTGAAATCCAAACTCAGCTGGCAGTGGAGAAAGGAAATGGGACGTTGCGCAATTTACAATTTACaggtaaagcaaaaaaaaaagacgaacgatttttttgtttagaaaaattttcaaaacggcAATGGGATTATTTAGTTTGTTAACAAGACTTTTTGTGTTGTTCAATACCTGCAATTGTAGGACAACGGTGAAAACATGGGGGCAGCTCAAAATCTGTTAGGTTCAAGTTGGCCCACAAATGTGTGGCTTTACTTGACGATTGTTAGCCTAACTTTGATGCCGATGTATCGCTAATATAACaatcaaaatgcaaattgaatgacttctcttcttccttatGTCATTTAAATGTGAAACTTTAAGATGTAGATGAGATATTCCCCTTTTTTAGTAATTAGACATTTACCTTTTAATGTTGGCAAACCAATTCGTTAGTTTGGATGGCAAGGATTCGCGTACGTTTCTTGCCTTTGGCGACATCGGAACGTCAAGAAAGTCGTGACTGTTTTCACGCTGACGGCCTTCCTTTACGTGACGTTGTGGCTCACTCAAAACGGCCACGACGAACAGCTTCGCGCACGCAATCTCGGACTGAAGATCAACATCATCAAGTGGTCGGCCGGAGGTGAAACGGAACGAAGCGATTCCAATCGCAGGATCTTCTTTCACGAGACGAGCGGCCGCAGCGATCTGAGTTTGAGGCAAACGTGCGCGGTCGAATCGGCCGCCAAACACAATCCCGATCGGCCCGTCCAAGTCTTCATGACGGCCGATCGACTGGAATACTCCAGCCCTTGGCTGGAAGTGCTGCAACATTACGCCAACGTGACCATCGTCGTGATGGATATGAAATCCTATTTCGCCAGCACGCCGCTGGAACGTTGGTACAACGAAGGCGAATGGCGGGCCAGTATCCACAAGATCGTTCACCTGTCGGACTACGTTCGCGTGCTGACTCTGCTCAAGGGAGGTGGCATGTACATGGACTTGGATTACGTCACCATCAAACGGCTGGACGAGGAGCTGTTGTGGAACTTCTTACTGTTCGAAACGGCCGACATGAAGCTGGTGACCAACTCGGTTTTGCACCTGGAACGCGGCCACCGGCTCATCGGCGAGATGATTCAACGACTAGTCAAGTATTACGACGCCAACGAGTACATGTGGCACGGGCCATCGATGGTCAGCACCGTCATGAGCCGCACGTGCGCCGTCAAACGCGGCCAGCCCGATTCGAACAATTGCACGGACGTCCGTCTCCTGCCTCACGACTACTTCGCGCCCATCTCCAACACGGAATGGGAACTGCTGTTTAGCGACGCGACGGACGAGAGGCTCGGCCGGCTGAAGAATTCGAGTTACGCCGTCCATTGCTGGAGTGGCAAATCGAAAGGTGAACATCTCAAAGTGCATTCGAATCAACTGTACGCCGCTCTGGCCCGCGAACATTGTCCGCACACGATCGCCCTTGGTGCAGCTGACTACTTAGCCTGACCTTTCGTCATTGTTTAAGTGGCACATTTTTGAATGCAAATCGTTTAGAAAAAACTGCATAACCCAATTTGGCTGTTTTGTTTGAGTTGGT carries:
- the LOC130688472 gene encoding uncharacterized protein LOC130688472, with protein sequence MENEELDCQMLMESRIIFKDVTIELSPLHQNVNEEVVHESFFQWATDDGQAPFSNFLKQNTSVTFVSSRPYDSRVHLVWTNPMPIDLSGLPGLYRILVIRDITQRLRLLDEQNDEDNKMLTGSGETTINFKLEDIEFSLLLVPTNNQPGNALLTMQRNAGEPYGERHGEVEEFNCFEKLDAKEIDSVVSNARRTGKQITDRDINNSEEDEIKKKMAEEMNFFMLLYDFEVARRLQRPFVHYSHVFDSLPIGIGIAMIHRINSRTVNQRWIFFSGLFLGNGESRKRVLDDIVMAFKGWNEQRRCWTELDLINILREQFGSRKMFR
- the LOC130688596 gene encoding lactosylceramide 4-alpha-galactosyltransferase-like — its product is MSKTNKGLKRAFNNWNDVQLVFEDIARHYGICSDWKLKNVLIVIVLVLIFFVLLFGNSGRDEQAYARELGLKIRIHKWIPGGETERGDSNRRIFFHETSGRSDLGLRQTCTVESAARHNPDRPIQVFMTADRLDYSSPWLEILQTYPNMNVVLVDPKGYFANTPLEHWYNDGEWRESIYNIVHLSDYIRVLTLLKGGGMYMDLDFVTIKPLDDKQLWNFFLIETAEMKLLSNSVLHLERGHRLINEMIHRLVKYYDVDDYMWHGPSMISNIMSKNCGVKRGQPDSNNCTDVRLLPHNYFAPISNTEWEFLFSDATEGNMAVVKNGSYGVHCWGGKSVNHPLDLKSNQIYAVLAREHCPITVARAADFPA
- the LOC130688597 gene encoding lactosylceramide 4-alpha-galactosyltransferase-like, which translates into the protein MGRCAIYNLQFGWQGFAYVSCLWRHRNVKKVVTVFTLTAFLYVTLWLTQNGHDEQLRARNLGLKINIIKWSAGGETERSDSNRRIFFHETSGRSDLSLRQTCAVESAAKHNPDRPVQVFMTADRLEYSSPWLEVLQHYANVTIVVMDMKSYFASTPLERWYNEGEWRASIHKIVHLSDYVRVLTLLKGGGMYMDLDYVTIKRLDEELLWNFLLFETADMKLVTNSVLHLERGHRLIGEMIQRLVKYYDANEYMWHGPSMVSTVMSRTCAVKRGQPDSNNCTDVRLLPHDYFAPISNTEWELLFSDATDERLGRLKNSSYAVHCWSGKSKGEHLKVHSNQLYAALAREHCPHTIALGAADYLA